One Hemibagrus wyckioides isolate EC202008001 linkage group LG09, SWU_Hwy_1.0, whole genome shotgun sequence DNA segment encodes these proteins:
- the LOC131359546 gene encoding hatching enzyme 1.2-like — translation MQSIVSLSILALLLGFSQAFYLDQPEHVDITSRILTINNGSSELLLEGDILLPRGRNALVCSDSSCFWKKSSNGLVEVPYTMSSVFSFSDRTVIANAMASFHSKTCIRFVPRTNQTSYLSIESKDGCFSNVGRSGGAQVVSLSRLGCVYYGIVEHELNHALGFYHEHTRSDRDKYVKINWENIDPTTQSNFELKNTNNLNTPYDYSSVMHYGRTAFSINGLDTITPIPDPSVNIGQRKELSAIDILRINTLYKC, via the exons ATGCAGTCTATAGTGTCTCTCTCCATTCTAGCCCTGCTGCTTGGCTTCTCGCAAGCTTTCTATCTCGACCAACCTGAGCATGTGGACATCACGTCAAGGATTCTCACCATCAACAACG GATCCAGTGAACTGTTGTTGGAGGGAGACATACTCTTGCCAAGAGGTAGGAATGCTCTGGTCTGCAGCGACAGCAGCTGCTTTTGGAAGAAGTCCTCAAATGGCCTAGTGGAGGTGCCTTACACAATGAGCAGTGTTTTCT CTTTCTCTGACAGGACCGTAATAGCCAATGCCATGGCCTCCTTCCACAGCAAAACCTGCATTCGTTTCGTTCCCAGGACAAATCAAACTTCCTACCTTAGCATCGAGAGCAAAGATGG atGTTTCTCTAATGTGGGCAGATCAGGTGGTGCTCAGGTGGTTTCTCTCAGCAGGTTGGGTTGTGTTTACTATGGCATTGTCGAGCATGAGCTGAACCATGCACTTGGTTTCTACCACGAGCATACTAGGAGTGACCGTGACAAGTACGTCAAAATCAACTGGGAAAACATCGACCCAACCACGCAGTCTAATTTCGAGCTGAAAAacaccaacaacctcaacactccGTACGACTACTCCTCTGTAATGCACTATGGAAGAACAGCTTTCTCCATTAACGGGCTGGACACCATCACTCCCATTCCTGATCCGTCAGTGAATATTGGACAGAGAAAGGAACTGTCCGCCATCGACATCCTGAGGATCAACACCCTCTACAAGTGCTGA
- the LOC131359408 gene encoding polyadenylate-binding protein 4-like: protein MDYINQVEEQKVEKDIEEQKAEEQAKVQRPPVRNTKLLNERLSKNNKFLSEAISNFLPTMDPESMSELPQCTSPAPAKLTWGEIMDAEDNEMENVEPFSFYNPWSMDIISQVEEQKAEEQKVEEQKAEKQARVQQLPVSDKKLPNERLCKNKKTVKLLLRNLDCNVDDRQLHEEFHPFGTVISAEVNMENGHPKGTGFVIFASPDEARNAIMKMNGRVLGSRPVYVSVVQSKEEHGGRHRERAESSLKEPCPNPHQAQKNIQPQNASPELRRTNQQDRNICRAQTTLQSQDAQKSKVFIKHLDYSVDDRRLHEAFLPYGTVISAKVTVENGCSRGFGFVSFSSPNEAEKAIKEMNGRMMGRKPLYVTLANNNKQRKASLTQTECTGSSGPTEPHTRPHRFLQRVHSHRRPSVAPATR, encoded by the exons ATGGATTACATCAACcaggtagaggagcagaaggtagaGAAGGACatagaggagcagaaggcagAAGAGCAGGCCAAAGTCCAGCGGCCGCCTGTTAGAAACACAAAGCTCCTTAATGAACGCCTCAGCAAGAATAACAAG tttCTGTCAGAGGCAATTTCCAACTTTCTGCCTACTATGGATCCTGAGTCCATGTCTGAACTACCACAGTGTACATCTCCAGCTCCCGCAAAACTCACGTGGGGTGAAATCATGGACGCTGAGGACAATGAGATGGAGAATGTAGAGCCTTTCTCTTTCTAT AATCCCTGGAGCATGGATATCATCAGCcaggtagaggagcagaaggcagaggagcagaaggtagaggagcagaaggcagAGAAGCAGGCCAGAGTCCAGCAGCTGCCTGTTAGTGACAAAAAGCTCCCTAATGAACGCCTCTGCAAGAATAAAAAG ACAGTGAAACTACTCTTGAGGAACCTTGACTGCAATGTGGATGACAGACAACTACATGAGGAATTCCATCCCTTTGGAACTGTGATCAGTGCAGAG GTCAATATGGAGAATGGCCATCCCAAAGGCACTGGCTTTGTCATTTTTGCATCTCCTGATGAAGCCAGAAATGCCATCATGAAGATGAACGGCAGGGTATTGGGAAGCAGgccagtgtatgttagtgtggttCAGAGCAAGGAGGAACATGGAGGAAGGCAcagagagagggcagagagtAGCCTGAAAGAACCCTGTCCAAATCCACACCAGGCTCAAAAGAACATTCAGCCACAGA ATGCATCTCCAGAATTGAGGAGAACCAACCAACAGGACAGGAACATATGCAGAGCGCAAACCACACTGCAGTCCCAGGATGCACAG AAGAGTAAGGTGTTTATAAAACATCTGGACTACAGTGTGGACGACAGGCGCCTGCATGAAGCGTTCCTGCCATATGGAACAGTCATCAGTGCAAAG GTGACTGTGGAGAATGGCTGCTCCCGAGGTTTTGGATTTGTGAGCTTCTCCTCTCCAAATGAAGCAGAAAAAGCCATTAaggagatgaatggaaggatgATGGGCAGGAAGCCACTGTATGTGACGCTGGCTAACAACAATAAGCAGCGCAAGGCTTCCCTCACCCAGACTGAGTGTACAGGAAGCAGTGGTCCAACTgagccacacacaagacctcaCAGATTCTTGCAGAGGGTCCATTCACATC gTCGTCCCTCTGTTGCACCGGCCACCAGATAA